A genomic window from Enterobacteriaceae endosymbiont of Macroplea appendiculata includes:
- the truB gene encoding tRNA pseudouridine(55) synthase TruB, whose amino-acid sequence MIVFSNQNNINGLLLLDKSIGLTSNKILQKIKILFNIHKAGYIGTLDPLASGLLPICFGRCTKFAHLLSEADKIYEVTARLGIKTDTADSYGKIIMKNSISNLTITHILNKLTHFLGEIQQIPNIYSAIKYNGMPLYWYARNNIINLKIPVRKIIIYKIILIYFNFNILKLKIHCSKGTYIRSIIDNLGDKLRCGAHVIQLRRLNIAHISITHNNVLTDQQVKILIKNYKHHFLQETLINKLILPIQYISRNFPNIYLTYDIIENIRYGKKHTLKIMNITNNKYVNILEKYTYKFIGIGIINHKQHITKYILT is encoded by the coding sequence ATGATAGTTTTTTCAAATCAAAACAATATTAATGGTTTATTATTATTAGATAAATCTATTGGATTAACATCTAATAAAATATTACAAAAAATTAAAATTTTATTTAACATTCATAAAGCAGGTTATATAGGTACATTAGATCCCTTAGCTAGCGGTTTGCTACCTATATGTTTTGGTCGATGTACTAAATTTGCTCACTTATTAAGTGAAGCAGATAAAATATATGAAGTAACAGCACGATTAGGCATTAAAACTGATACAGCAGATAGTTATGGTAAAATCATTATGAAAAATAGTATCAGTAATTTGACTATAACACATATCTTAAATAAACTCACACATTTTTTAGGAGAAATACAACAAATACCTAATATATATTCTGCTATAAAATATAATGGCATGCCATTATATTGGTATGCACGTAATAATATTATTAATCTTAAAATTCCTGTTAGAAAGATAATTATATATAAAATAATATTAATATATTTTAATTTCAATATTTTAAAATTAAAGATACATTGTTCTAAAGGAACTTATATTCGTAGTATTATTGATAATTTAGGAGATAAATTACGTTGTGGTGCACATGTAATACAATTACGTCGTTTGAATATAGCACATATTTCCATAACACATAATAATGTACTTACAGATCAACAAGTAAAAATATTAATTAAAAACTATAAACATCATTTCTTACAAGAAACATTAATTAATAAGTTAATTTTACCTATACAGTATATTTCACGTAATTTTCCTAATATTTATTTAACATACGATATTATAGAAAATATAAGATATGGTAAAAAACACACATTAAAAATAATGAATATTACAAATAATAAATATGTAAATATTTTAGAAAAATATACATATAAATTTATTGGTATTGGTATTATTAATCACAAACAACATATTACTAAATATATACTAACATAA
- the infB gene encoding translation initiation factor IF-2 has product MDLMDITVNNIAVEMNMSIKKIIKYFLDIGISKNINDHITIQEKKKLIHYLVKHKLFINTKYSHIKTNMKSKKDTSNIHQKNILLHDKLYDNEKKIVNNIKFKKITNKPFKKVFSVINEKKKNIIIYNKNGRKKTHIRNKFSIKQNYKINNLHKKISDIHVKNSIIPFIKKKKYPQHHVNKLQQAFTKPSKNIIRNIILYTNKHISLQELADKMAIKSAVVTKNMMNIGILNPNNKLLDQKTAQLIVQNMGHRVILRHKNELERSLLNTQNINIKLQERDPIVTLMGHVDHGKTSILDYILSTKIQSKESGGITQNINAYQVTHKNQNITFIDTPGHELFSLMRSRGISITDIIILVIAIDDGIMPQTIEIIKYAQEYNVPIIVGINKIDKNIFNIEKIKNDLSKYNIISDQWGGNNIFVSLSAKTGIGINKLLDAILLQAEMLELKARFQGIAQGVVIESYLDKNRGPVANIIVQEGTLKKGDMILCGTTYGKIKTLKNCQGKLLLTAEPSSAVEIVGLSHIPYAGDTFIVVTNEKKIRSIVSYRKDQLRNKKITIQQKNFKNKFIDLNQKHIQKIHVLLKCYTQGSIEIIKNALMQIIQKNCSIEIINTGVGNITETDVILASTTNNMIVIGFNVTINSAAKRIMISENINVRIFTVIYNLIDNFKNFVNSFIAPIYTYQTLGTAEVKNIFTIQHIGVIAGCTVKSGFLQQHHTIRVIRNDKIICETTIESLRRFKDSVTEVSINMECGIIIKNFNNIKIHDKIESFIKIENRK; this is encoded by the coding sequence ATGGATTTAATGGATATTACTGTAAATAATATAGCTGTAGAAATGAATATGTCTATAAAAAAAATTATAAAATATTTTTTAGACATTGGTATTAGTAAAAATATTAATGACCATATCACTATACAAGAAAAAAAAAAATTAATACATTATTTAGTGAAGCACAAATTATTTATTAATACAAAATATAGCCATATTAAAACTAATATGAAAAGTAAAAAAGATACAAGTAATATTCATCAAAAAAACATATTATTACATGATAAATTATATGACAATGAAAAAAAAATAGTTAATAATATTAAGTTTAAAAAAATAACAAATAAACCATTTAAAAAAGTCTTTAGTGTTATTAATGAAAAAAAGAAAAATATTATTATATATAATAAAAATGGAAGAAAAAAAACGCATATAAGAAATAAATTTTCAATCAAACAAAATTATAAAATAAATAATTTACATAAAAAAATATCTGATATACATGTTAAAAACAGTATAATACCTTTTATAAAGAAAAAAAAATATCCCCAACACCATGTAAATAAATTACAACAAGCTTTTACTAAACCAAGTAAAAATATTATTCGTAATATTATTCTCTATACTAATAAACATATTAGTTTACAAGAATTAGCAGATAAAATGGCAATAAAAAGTGCTGTAGTTACTAAAAATATGATGAATATAGGTATATTAAATCCTAATAACAAATTATTAGATCAAAAAACAGCACAATTAATTGTACAAAATATGGGTCATCGAGTTATTTTACGACATAAAAATGAATTAGAAAGATCATTACTGAATACACAAAATATCAATATCAAATTACAAGAACGCGATCCAATAGTTACCCTTATGGGACATGTTGATCATGGCAAAACATCAATATTAGATTATATATTATCGACAAAAATACAATCAAAAGAATCTGGAGGTATTACACAAAACATTAATGCTTATCAAGTTACACATAAAAATCAAAATATTACTTTTATTGATACTCCTGGACATGAATTATTTTCTTTAATGAGATCACGTGGAATTAGTATTACAGATATTATTATATTAGTTATAGCTATTGATGATGGTATTATGCCGCAAACAATTGAAATTATTAAATATGCACAAGAATATAATGTACCAATCATAGTAGGAATTAATAAAATTGATAAAAACATATTTAATATAGAAAAAATTAAAAACGATCTTAGTAAATATAATATTATTTCAGATCAATGGGGTGGTAATAATATATTTGTTTCATTATCTGCTAAGACTGGAATAGGAATAAATAAATTATTAGATGCAATCTTATTACAAGCAGAAATGTTAGAATTAAAAGCAAGATTTCAAGGTATTGCACAAGGTGTTGTAATCGAATCGTATTTAGATAAGAATAGAGGACCTGTAGCAAATATTATAGTACAAGAGGGTACGTTAAAAAAAGGAGATATGATATTATGTGGTACAACTTATGGTAAAATAAAAACTTTAAAAAATTGTCAAGGAAAATTATTACTGACAGCTGAACCTTCTTCTGCAGTAGAAATTGTTGGTTTATCTCATATACCTTATGCAGGTGATACTTTTATAGTTGTTACTAATGAAAAAAAAATAAGAAGTATAGTTTCTTATAGAAAAGATCAATTACGTAATAAAAAAATTACTATACAACAAAAAAATTTTAAAAATAAATTTATTGATTTAAATCAAAAACACATACAAAAAATACATGTATTATTAAAATGTTATACTCAAGGATCCATAGAAATTATAAAAAATGCATTAATGCAAATAATACAAAAAAATTGCAGTATCGAAATTATTAATACTGGTGTAGGAAATATTACAGAAACAGATGTTATATTAGCCTCTACAACTAATAATATGATTGTAATAGGTTTTAATGTCACCATAAATAGTGCTGCTAAACGTATTATGATATCTGAAAATATTAATGTGCGCATTTTTACAGTTATTTATAACTTAATTGATAATTTTAAAAATTTTGTTAATTCATTTATTGCACCTATATATACATATCAGACTTTAGGTACGGCAGAAGTAAAAAATATTTTTACTATTCAGCATATTGGTGTTATTGCTGGATGTACTGTTAAATCTGGATTTTTACAACAACATCATACGATACGTGTTATACGTAATGATAAAATCATTTGTGAAACTACCATAGAATCATTAAGAAGATTTAAAGATAGTGTTACAGAAGTAAGTATAAACATGGAATGTGGTATTATTATAAAAAATTTTAATAATATAAAGATACACGATAAAATAGAATCGTTTATCAAAATAGAAAACCGTAAATAA
- the pnp gene encoding polyribonucleotide nucleotidyltransferase, whose protein sequence is MLNPIIHTFSYGDNTVTIETGMIARQTTSAVVVNINGTTVLVTIVINKNIKKEQNFLPLSVHYQEKSYAAGRIPGNFFRRESRPSENEMLIARLIDRPLRPLFPKGFLYDIQIIATVISINPNIYPDVVAIIGVSAALSISNIPFNGPIGTARIGYINKCFVLNPSITKMKHSQLDLIITGTQKEILMVEAKTNQLDETEILNAIIYGHKQQQQLISNIIMFAEKVNIPRDNQVWIINPINKELQKNITTLAKLDLIKAYHIPEKQDRINQIDIIKLNTIEAIHKQDPNINQHDINEIFHELEKEIVRTQILIDNIRIDGRKHNMIRNLDVRTGILSRTHGSSLFTRGETQALVTVTLGTSRDAQILDDLIGEKTDHLLFHYNFPAYAVGETGILSSPKRREIGHGHLAKKAILPVMPTLEKFPYTIRLVSEITESNGSSSMASVCGASLAMMDAGIPITNAVAGIAMGLIKEKDNFVILTDILGDEDHLGDMDFKVAGTNKGITALQMDMKIKGITPTIIKLSLKQAKLARLHILKIMQKNISIPKKHISEFAPRIHILKINPEKIKDMIGKGGSVIRALTEETETVIEIEDSGIVKIAAQNYTQIQFAIRRIEEITADIIVGRIYSGKVTRILDFGAFISIGHGKEGLVHISQITNTHVNKVSDHLTLLQKVLVKVIEIDKQGRIRLSMKATTRR, encoded by the coding sequence TTGTTAAATCCGATTATTCATACATTTAGTTATGGTGATAATACTGTAACTATAGAAACTGGAATGATTGCACGTCAAACAACTTCTGCAGTAGTCGTAAATATTAATGGCACAACAGTATTAGTTACTATAGTAATTAATAAAAATATTAAAAAAGAACAAAATTTTTTACCATTATCTGTACATTATCAAGAAAAATCTTATGCAGCAGGACGTATACCAGGAAATTTTTTCCGTAGAGAAAGTCGTCCTAGTGAAAATGAAATGTTAATTGCACGTTTAATTGATCGTCCACTAAGACCTTTATTCCCAAAAGGATTTTTATATGATATACAAATAATCGCAACTGTCATATCTATTAATCCAAATATATATCCAGATGTTGTTGCTATTATTGGTGTATCTGCTGCATTAAGTATATCAAATATACCTTTCAATGGTCCTATTGGAACAGCACGTATAGGTTATATTAATAAGTGTTTTGTATTAAATCCTAGTATAACTAAAATGAAACATAGTCAATTAGATTTAATTATAACTGGAACACAAAAAGAAATTTTAATGGTGGAAGCAAAAACTAATCAATTAGATGAAACAGAAATATTAAATGCAATAATATATGGACATAAACAACAACAACAATTAATTAGTAACATAATCATGTTTGCTGAAAAGGTAAACATACCTAGAGATAACCAAGTATGGATTATAAATCCTATTAATAAAGAACTACAAAAAAATATAACAACACTAGCTAAATTAGATTTAATAAAAGCTTATCATATTCCTGAAAAACAGGATAGAATAAATCAAATTGATATAATTAAACTAAATACCATAGAAGCTATACATAAACAAGATCCAAATATTAATCAACATGATATTAATGAAATTTTTCATGAATTAGAAAAAGAAATAGTAAGAACACAAATATTAATAGATAATATACGTATTGATGGCCGTAAACATAATATGATTAGAAATTTAGATGTTCGTACAGGTATTTTATCTCGTACACATGGATCATCTTTATTTACTCGTGGTGAAACACAAGCTTTAGTTACTGTTACTTTAGGTACATCAAGAGATGCGCAAATATTAGATGATTTAATAGGTGAAAAAACTGATCATTTATTATTTCATTATAATTTTCCTGCTTATGCTGTTGGTGAAACAGGTATATTAAGTTCACCTAAAAGAAGAGAAATAGGTCATGGACATTTAGCTAAAAAAGCAATATTACCTGTTATGCCAACATTAGAAAAATTTCCATATACTATTCGTTTAGTATCAGAAATTACAGAATCTAATGGATCTTCTTCTATGGCATCTGTATGTGGTGCATCATTAGCAATGATGGATGCTGGTATTCCTATTACAAATGCTGTAGCTGGAATAGCTATGGGTTTAATTAAAGAAAAAGATAATTTTGTTATTTTAACTGATATATTAGGTGATGAAGATCATTTAGGTGATATGGATTTTAAAGTTGCTGGTACAAATAAAGGTATTACTGCATTACAAATGGATATGAAGATTAAAGGTATTACACCAACTATTATTAAATTATCATTAAAACAAGCTAAATTAGCAAGATTGCATATTTTGAAAATAATGCAAAAAAACATTTCTATTCCTAAAAAACATATTTCAGAATTTGCACCTAGAATTCATATTTTAAAAATTAATCCAGAAAAAATTAAAGATATGATTGGTAAAGGTGGATCTGTTATTAGAGCTTTAACCGAAGAAACAGAAACAGTTATAGAAATTGAAGATAGCGGCATTGTCAAAATTGCAGCACAAAATTATACACAAATACAATTTGCGATACGACGTATCGAAGAAATTACTGCTGATATTATTGTAGGACGTATTTACAGTGGGAAAGTCACACGTATTTTGGATTTTGGTGCTTTTATTTCTATAGGACATGGAAAAGAAGGTTTAGTACATATTTCACAAATTACTAACACACATGTGAATAAAGTCAGTGATCATTTAACATTACTACAAAAAGTTTTAGTTAAAGTTATAGAAATTGATAAACAAGGAAGAATACGATTAAGTATGAAAGCAACAACTAGACGTTAA
- the nusA gene encoding transcription termination factor NusA, with protein MNKEILAVIEAVSNEKSLPREKIFEAMESALVSATKKKYVHDIEVSVNIDRNNGHFNTFRKWLIVKKVHYPTKEITLDAARLEDNSLNIGDYIYDKIQSINFDRITTQTAKQVIVHKVREAEKAINLAYFKQKIGKILNGIVKKTHKGYLNLDLGNNINAILLREDMLPRENFRSGDRIKGLLFTFKKIHKDNIFFISRSKIQMITELFRIEVPEIKEGLIEIKSAARDPGLRSKIAVQTLDHRIDPIGACVGIRGARVQAISNELNGEKIDVVLWNKDIKKFIINAMLPAEISSIVVNDYNHKIDIAVNEKNLAQAIGRNGQNIRLASQLSGWELNIMTQENLTIKYNKKNNTLIKIFMQHLIINKNCAWKLVQEEHLSSLEAIIFCPVNKINDIANKFSISKICFQNMQNYVKNTCYNNVITNKVKNNTQIINNFLQIKNMNNKICELLIHKGIITIEQLAEQSIEDLSDIKILNTKKAGDLIMSARNICWFKKKP; from the coding sequence ATGAATAAAGAAATACTTGCTGTTATAGAAGCAGTATCTAATGAAAAATCTTTACCACGCGAAAAAATATTTGAAGCTATGGAAAGTGCGTTAGTTAGTGCAACAAAAAAAAAATATGTACATGATATAGAAGTATCAGTTAACATTGATCGTAATAATGGTCATTTCAATACTTTTAGAAAATGGTTAATTGTTAAAAAAGTACATTATCCTACAAAAGAAATTACGTTAGATGCTGCACGTCTTGAAGATAATTCATTAAATATAGGTGATTATATTTATGATAAAATTCAATCCATTAATTTTGATCGTATTACTACACAAACAGCTAAACAAGTTATTGTTCATAAAGTAAGGGAAGCAGAAAAAGCAATTAATCTTGCTTATTTTAAGCAAAAAATTGGTAAAATATTAAATGGTATAGTGAAAAAAACTCATAAAGGTTATTTAAATTTAGATTTAGGTAATAATATTAATGCTATTCTTTTACGAGAAGATATGTTACCTAGAGAAAATTTTAGGTCTGGAGATCGTATTAAAGGGTTATTATTTACTTTTAAAAAAATACATAAAGATAATATCTTTTTTATTAGTCGTTCTAAAATACAAATGATAACAGAGCTATTTCGTATAGAAGTACCAGAAATTAAAGAAGGATTAATAGAAATTAAATCTGCTGCTAGAGATCCGGGTTTAAGATCAAAAATAGCTGTACAAACACTCGATCATAGAATTGATCCTATTGGTGCTTGTGTTGGCATAAGAGGTGCTAGAGTACAAGCAATATCAAATGAATTAAATGGTGAAAAAATAGATGTTGTTCTTTGGAACAAAGATATAAAAAAATTTATTATTAATGCAATGTTGCCAGCAGAAATTTCTTCAATAGTTGTAAATGATTATAATCATAAAATTGATATTGCTGTTAATGAAAAAAATTTAGCGCAAGCAATTGGCAGAAACGGACAAAATATTCGTTTAGCATCACAATTAAGTGGTTGGGAATTAAATATTATGACTCAAGAAAATTTAACTATTAAATATAATAAGAAAAATAATACATTAATAAAAATTTTTATGCAACATTTAATAATTAACAAAAATTGTGCATGGAAATTAGTACAAGAAGAACATTTATCTTCTTTAGAAGCCATTATATTTTGTCCAGTAAATAAAATTAATGATATTGCTAATAAATTTAGTATTAGTAAAATATGTTTTCAAAACATGCAAAATTATGTAAAAAATACATGTTATAATAATGTCATAACAAATAAAGTAAAGAATAATACACAAATCATAAATAATTTTCTTCAAATAAAAAATATGAATAATAAAATATGTGAATTATTAATTCATAAAGGTATTATAACTATCGAACAATTAGCAGAACAGAGTATTGAAGATCTTTCCGATATTAAAATTTTAAATACAAAAAAAGCAGGTGATTTAATTATGTCTGCACGTAATATTTGTTGGTTTAAAAAAAAACCATAA
- the rpsO gene encoding 30S ribosomal protein S15, protein MYTNKQDKITIINKFKINHTDIGSTPIQVALLTLRINNLHKHFQNHKKDHHSRRGLLNLISQRRKLLNYFKKKNFLKYNTLLEQLNLRK, encoded by the coding sequence ATGTATACAAATAAACAAGACAAAATAACAATTATTAATAAATTTAAAATAAATCATACAGATATAGGCTCTACTCCTATACAAGTTGCTTTACTTACATTAAGAATTAATAATTTACATAAACATTTTCAAAACCATAAAAAAGATCATCATAGTCGTCGTGGATTACTAAATCTAATATCACAACGTAGAAAATTATTAAATTATTTTAAAAAGAAAAATTTTCTAAAATATAATACATTATTAGAACAATTAAATTTAAGAAAATAA
- the secG gene encoding preprotein translocase subunit SecG, with product MYALFLFLFIIIDMLLISLVLLENNEMSDISTSAINYAKPLFNTNTTNKILTNSIIVLSLLFFAFSMILGHISTKQNTVNVKTSKFYKF from the coding sequence ATGTATGCGTTATTTTTATTTTTATTTATTATTATTGACATGCTATTAATTAGTTTAGTTTTATTAGAAAATAATGAAATGTCAGATATTAGTACTTCTGCTATTAATTATGCTAAACCATTATTTAATACGAATACAACAAATAAGATTTTAACTAATAGTATTATTGTTCTTTCTTTATTGTTTTTTGCTTTTAGCATGATACTAGGACATATTAGTACTAAACAAAATACAGTAAATGTCAAAACAAGTAAATTTTATAAGTTTTAA
- the rbfA gene encoding 30S ribosome-binding factor RbfA, with translation MEKNKYRQLKVANELKKQISYILANNIHDTRFNKLITVTDLLVTKDLSYAQIFICYPQTKNILQHNEKQELYFLNTISGYIKHILTQKIILRHIPHLKFFFDHSLNVGAHITKLLNQNNI, from the coding sequence ATGGAAAAAAATAAATATCGTCAATTAAAAGTTGCTAATGAATTAAAAAAACAAATTTCATATATACTAGCAAATAATATTCATGATACACGTTTTAATAAATTAATTACCGTAACAGATTTATTGGTAACAAAAGATTTATCTTATGCACAAATATTTATTTGTTATCCACAAACAAAAAATATATTACAACATAATGAAAAACAAGAATTATATTTTTTAAATACAATATCAGGATATATAAAACATATTTTAACTCAGAAAATAATATTACGTCATATTCCACATTTAAAATTTTTTTTTGATCATTCTTTAAATGTAGGTGCACATATTACTAAACTACTTAACCAAAATAATATATAA
- the dut gene encoding dUTP diphosphatase: protein MKKIDIKILDSRIGSLYQLPQYATSGSAGLDLRACINENIIIQPNSNIILPTGLAIHIKDPNIAAIIIPRSGLGHYHGIVLSNLIGLIDSDYQGHVMIPVWNRSCKTIKILPGLKIAQMIFLPIYQVQFNIVKNFTISTRNIHGFGHTGII, encoded by the coding sequence ATGAAAAAAATAGATATTAAAATTTTAGATAGTCGTATTGGTAGTTTATACCAATTACCACAATATGCTACTTCTGGATCAGCTGGATTAGATTTAAGAGCTTGTATTAATGAAAATATTATAATACAGCCTAATAGTAACATTATATTACCAACAGGATTGGCTATACATATTAAAGATCCTAATATAGCAGCTATTATTATTCCAAGATCAGGATTAGGACATTATCATGGTATAGTTTTAAGTAACCTAATCGGTTTAATAGATTCTGATTATCAAGGACATGTCATGATACCTGTTTGGAATCGTAGTTGTAAGACAATTAAAATATTACCTGGTTTAAAAATTGCTCAAATGATATTTTTACCAATTTATCAAGTACAATTCAATATTGTCAAAAATTTTACAATATCTACAAGAAATATTCATGGTTTTGGTCATACAGGTATAATATAA
- a CDS encoding RlmE family RNA methyltransferase: MIFINKKKHKSKLIWLKNHFSDYYVKKVHNNFNKFRSRSWFKLEELHNIDYLFKKGMNVIDFGSSPGGWSSFASLQIGETGKIIANDILSMEKIYNVDFIQGNLLDINIYNKLEQKFKKQKTQIIMSDMAPNMTGIKTIDIPKSIYLNLIVLNLCKNYLVYNGSIVMKIFQSNEFQSLYHKICKMFDNVRIRKPNSSKTRSCEIYIVAKGYKKYNFV; this comes from the coding sequence ATGATTTTTATAAATAAAAAAAAGCATAAATCAAAATTAATATGGTTAAAAAATCACTTCAGTGATTATTATGTTAAAAAAGTACATAATAATTTTAATAAATTTCGTTCAAGATCATGGTTTAAATTAGAAGAATTACATAATATAGACTACCTTTTTAAGAAAGGTATGAATGTTATTGATTTTGGTTCTTCACCAGGAGGATGGTCTAGTTTTGCTAGTTTACAAATAGGGGAAACAGGTAAAATTATTGCTAATGATATTTTATCCATGGAAAAGATATATAATGTGGATTTTATCCAAGGAAATTTATTAGATATAAACATATATAATAAATTGGAACAAAAATTTAAGAAACAAAAAACACAAATTATTATGTCTGATATGGCACCTAATATGACTGGAATAAAAACCATAGACATACCAAAATCTATATATTTAAATTTAATAGTGTTGAATTTATGTAAAAATTATTTAGTGTATAATGGTAGTATTGTCATGAAAATATTCCAAAGTAATGAATTTCAATCTTTATATCATAAAATATGTAAAATGTTTGATAACGTACGTATTAGAAAACCTAATTCTTCCAAAACTCGTTCTTGTGAAATTTATATCGTTGCTAAAGGATATAAAAAATATAATTTTGTTTAA